AAAATAAGGAACTGGTTGATACGATATCGGCCGTGATATTATTACAAAGCTGGATGGACCGTAGATTATTATGATTACGTTGATTTCGCTGATTTTTCCTGGCGCCTGATTAGTGATTTTGATTCGCTTTGAAAACAATCAGTTATGATTTTCTGCCTGGCAGGCTATAATTTGTTAGCCGCCTTTCCCGTTACTATCCCTTTTATCTATAAAAACAATAAAATGAGTTTTACCAAAACGTACACCGTAAAAGACGAACACATCGACGTTCAAAACATAATGGACGGCCTTTACTATCCTTTTTATATGGAGTGGTGCCGCCACGATTTTATCCGCGAAGTTCTCGGCTTTGATTTTGAAGAGCAGGCGCATAAAGGCGTGAACATGGTACTATCTGAATATTCGCTGAAATTTGTGCGCTCGTTAAAAAGTGGTGATGAATTTACCGTTAGCTGCGAGTTGTTTGGCGACGCAAAGGGTTTGCCGAGGTTACATTTTAAACAAACCATTACCTGTAAAAATAAAGTGATGACTACCGGGATGTTTACGGGGACTTGTATCTCGGCTGGTGGAAGGCCTTATTTGCCGGAGAGCATACTTGAAAAAATAGCAGGGCAACCGGTATTAGAATAAGAAGAATTTTTTAACTGCGTCATTGCGAGGTACGAAGCAATCCCCTACTTACAGAGAAACTTGCACAGCCGCTCTGCCAATCGGGGATTGCTTCGTACCTCGCAATGACGTTTTGGAGAGATTCGCGTTTATATAACGACTGCTTGGAGTAAGATAAATATTTGTTTATCAGCGCTAAAGCTTCTGAAATTCTCGCTTAAAATAAATTCCGTATCTTTGCCCCCATGGATATTCTCCCTAATGCCCTATTGGCTTACTTAGATGACCATTGCGATCCCGAACCGGAAGCGCTGCAAAAGCTCAACCGCGAAACGCATATCAAGGTATTAAAACCCCACATGTTATCAGGGCATTACCAGGGCCGTTTGCTTAGTTTTTTGAGCAAAATGGTACAGCCAAAACGTATTCTTGAGATAGGTACTTTTACCGGTTACTCGGCAATTTGCCTGGCTGAGGGATTGGCCGAAGATGGCATCCTTCACACCATCGAAGTGAACCGCGAAATGGAGGAAATCATCAATTCACACTTCAAACTAACAAATGTTGAAAATAAAATAAAGCTGCATTTTGGGCAGGCAGAGGCCATTATTGCTGATTTACAGGAAGATATTTTCGATTTGGTGTTTATTGATGCTGATAAAAAGAATAATTATACCTACTTTCAATTAGTTTTTGACAAAGTCAGATCCGGAGGATTAATAATAATTGATAATGTTTTGTGGAAGGGAAAAGTATATGGCCCCGAAAAAGATGCCGATACGGAGGGAATTCGCAAACTAAATAACGAGATAGCTGTTGATAGCAGGATAGAAAAACTAATCCTGCCGGTACGCGACGGTTTGCTGGTTATCAGAAAAAAATAAATTATGAAGAAAATCTTACTGATTACAACACTGTTGATCTCAACATTAGCTGCTTCAGCACAGAAAAATACCTCAACTTCTTACATTGATAAGTTCAAAGATGATGCCATTCGTATTATGCACGAAACCGGCATCCCGGCCAGCATCGTTTTAGGTGTGGCCATGCACGAATCGGGCTGTGGTAACAGTACCATAGCGCAAAACCTCAATAACCAGTTTGGAGTAAAGGGCTACAACACTGTAGTTTATACCAAACACAATAAAAAAGTTCGCACCGCATACAAACGTTACGATTCGGTTTTTGATTCGTTCCAGGATTTTGCCCGTATCATGACCGAGCGCAAACAATTTAGCCACCTGGCCGATGCGCTTACCCATTATGATTATAAAGGCTGGGCAAAAGGCATCCAGCGTGCGGGTTATGCAGGCAGCCGCAAATGGGCTTCGCAGGTTTTAGGTATTATTAGCCATTATAAATTGAACGAACTGGACGAAAATCCGGCTACTCAAACACAACTGGCCGACGCTAACGCTTCAACAACAAAACAGTAATAATTACATTAATAAGTCTTACTTTGGCGTTATTTATCCGCCAAGTAATAAGATTTAACTATAATGCGAAAAATTATATACCTGTTTTTAACGCTCGCCTGTTTCAGTTCATGTTCTGCCCGCAAAAAAACTTCGTCTGTATCCAACCGCGACGCTAAGCGCAATAACAGCAGCATCCAAAAAGCCAATAAAGATGCTATTGCAAATTACCGCTCATACTCATCGTTAGATTATATCGAACGTTTTAAAGCTATCGCCATACAGGAAATGAACCAGTATGGCATCCCTGCCAGCATTACTTTGGGGCAGGGTTTGTTTGAATCGGGAGCCGGCAACAGCGATCTGGCTAAATATGCCAACAACCACTTCGGCATAAAATGCACCGCCGATTGGACCGGTAAAAGCTACTATAAGGATGACGACCAGGTGAACGATTGTTTCCGTGTTTATGATAATCCCGAAGATTCGTTCCGCGATCATTCTGCCTTTCTGAAACGGAAAAACTACGCCAAACTTTTTGAACTGGATAAGGATGATTACAAGGGCTGGGCTTACGGCCTAAAAAAAGCAGGCTACGCCACGAACCCCAAATATCCCGAGCTTCTGATCAACATCATCGAAAAATATAACCTCACCCAGTACGACCGTCCGGAAGGCGAAATAGCCAAAATTAAACGCGAAGACCGGGTATTGAGCCAGATCAATAACACCATCAATACCCCCGCCCAGGACACCCTGAGCAAAACCCCTCCCGATGACAAGATTTACACCGTAAAACAGGGCGATACACTATACAACATTTCCAAACGTTTTGGAATAACTGTTGATGACCTGAAAGCGCTGAACAGCATGAGTGACAACAACATCAAAATTGGTCAGAAACTGGTAGTTGTTAAGTAGAGAGGCAAGACAGCAAGAGTCAGGAATCAAGATTTAAGACGATAAGAAACATTAGGAAAGAGAGCATTAGATTATCATGTATCCTGGCTCATGATCTCTTGATTCTTTCATCTTGATTTCTTGACTCTATTCCCCCAATAGTTAATTGTTGTTAAATAGCATGATCACTCCGGGCATAACAAGTAAATTTACAGCCATTATGAAATTTTGGCTGTTGCTGATATGTTTTGCCCTTACTGCCCCCGCTGTTTTTGCCCAGCAAAAAACGATTGACGGTGTGGTGTTTGATAAAGACAGCAAAGACCGCATAGCCAAAGTAAATGTTCAGAACATCACCACCGGCAAATCCATCTACAATACTTTTAAAGGCGAATTCAAAATAGAGGCACAGCCTGGTGATGTGTTGGTTTTTACCAAAGCCGATCATCATCCCGATACCCTAAAAGTGCAAAATGGTGAAGCGCTGGCCGTGTATATGAAACCAAAGGCCATACAGCTTAAGGAGGTTATTGTACGCGATACTTTAATGAACCCACAGAAAAAGCTGGCTGCCACAAAAAACGATTACACCAAAATATTCGGCCCCCTGAATGATAAGGACCTGCTGAGTTTTGGCCCCGGTGGTGCCGGTTTGAGTATTGATGCTATTTATAATTCGTTAAGCCGAAGCGGCCGTAATGCGGCTCACCTTCGCGAAACTATCGAAAAAGATTACCAGCAAAGTGTTATTGATTACCGCTTTAACCGCACTTATGTTGGTGCCATTACCAATTTGCAGGGCGAGCAGTTAACCCAGTTTATGATCCGTTACAGGCCGGGCTACTTCCAGGTAAAAAACGCCAGCGATTATGAGTTTATCGCTTCTATCAAAACCAACCTGAAACGGTTTTTAAAGTATAGTACCAAACGCTCATACTCGCTCTCGCCACTTGTTACCCCCGAAGCAGATAAACAGCCTTTGGGCAAAGGGGATATACCACAATATTAACAGGCGCTTCATTTTAGTATCCAACGTTTGGTTTGTTGTTGCGACAAAATTTACCAACCCCATTAAACCCACAGCCAACATTTTTGTTTATTGTAGGTAAAAAAGGAGATTTTTGCTTTAATTTGTTTACTATGTTAAAAACAAAACCGGTACTACTGTTAATCACATTATCAGTCACGTGCGCGTTATCTGCCAGTGCACAAACCGATACCCTGAAAAAAGACACTGTTAAAATTGACACCGCCGTATTGAACAAATACCGGATCGACTCCCGGAAAAACGCCATCCCCACCCGCACAAGGCCCGTACAAATACAGCGCGAACAAGTGCCTGTAACCATGCTCGATTACAAGGTAAACTACTGGAAAAAGGCTGTAACATTTGGCTTAAACTTTAGCCAGTCGGCATTTAGTAATAACTATAGCTCTGGTGGTGTAAGCGCTGTGGCATTAGGCTCCAACTTTATTTACCATACTGAATACAATAAAGCGCCGTTTAGCTATGTATCCGAACTAAACTTGACATACGGCGTATCAAAAAATAAGGGCCAGGGCAAACGCAAAACTAACGACCGTATTTATTTTGATAATAAAGTAGCCTCGCAATTGTCAAAAAGCTGGTACTTTTTCGGGGCGCTAACCTTCGAGTCGCAATTTGATAAAGGTTACAATTATGTTGACCAGGGTAACGGAAAGTTTGAACAGCAATACATTTCAAATTTCATGTCGCCCGGTTACACTACCGAATCTGTCGGTTTCGAGTACAAGCCAACCGGCTGGTTCGACTTGCGTTTAGGTACCGGTACTGCCCGCCAAACTTTTGTATTGGATCATAAAATTCACATTAAAAAGCAGGATAACTACGGTGTAGATACCCTGAAAACCGTAAAGAATGATCTGGCGTTCCAGGTGGTGGCTTTGCTTGATAAGGATATTGCCAAAAACGTTCACCTCAATACCCGTTACGCATTATTCATTCCTTACGGGCAATCACCAAAATTTATTACCCACCGTGTTGATATGGTGATAACGGCCAAAGTAAACAGGCTGATCAGTGCCACGGTGAACGGAACGTTTTTATACGACAGGCATACTTCAGACGAGGCGCAGGGTTACGAAGGCCTGGGGCTGGGGATGCTTTACCGATTCCCGTAACCGTAGTTTAAAAATATAACCTTATCCGGCCCGACTTTTAAATCGGGCCGGTTTTGTTTTAGGAAAACCGCCAAAATATAAGTTAATATAGTTCAAAATGATACCTTTGTATCCTTATAAAAAAGATTAAAGTTTTTTACTATAATGTTTGAAAATCTTTCGGATAAACTCGACAGGGCGTTCAAGGTCCTGAAGGGTCAGGGAACTATTACAGAAATAAACGTGGCCGAAACCATGAAGGAGATCCGCAAGGCCCTTCTTGATGCCGACGTAAACTATAAAACAGCCAAAGCATTTACCGATGATGTGAGGCAGAAAGCACTTGGCGCTAACGTATTGACCTCAATTTCGCCGGGCCAGTTGCTAACCAAGCTCATGAATGATGAGCTGACCGAATTGATGGGCGGCACCACTGCCGATCTTACTTTTCCGGCCACTCCTACCGTCATCCTCATTGCAGGTTTAAACGGTGCGGGTAAAACAACCTTTACCGGTAAACTGGCCAACTACTTAAAAACACAACGCAATAAAAAACCATTATTGGTTGCCGATGATATTTACCGCCCCGCGGCTATCGACCAATTGGAGGTACTGGGCCAGCAGATTGGCGTGCCGGTATACTCGAACCGCGATTCGAAAGATCCGGTAGCCATTGCCCGCGAAGGTATAGCCCTGGCAAAACAGAACGGCCAGAATGTAGTGATCATTGATACCGCCGGCCGTTTAGCGATAGACGAAGCCATGATGGTGGAGATTGAGCAGGTTAAATCGGCTGTTAAACCGCACGAGATTTTGTTTGTGGTAGATTCGATGACAGGCCAGGATGCCGTGAATACAGCCAAGGTGTTTAATGACCGTTTGGATTTTACCGGTGTGGTATTAACCAAGCTTGATGGTGATACCCGTGGTGGTGCGGCGCTATCCATTAAATCGGTAGTTAACAAGCCTATCAAATTTATTGGTACCGGCGAGAAGATGGAAGCGCTCGATGTGTTTCACCCCGATCGTATGGCATCGAGGATTTTGGGCATGGGCGACGTGGTATCCCTTGTTGAACGCGCACAACAGCAATTTGACGAGAAGGAAGCTGCCGAACTCCAGAAAAAGATCCGCAAAAACAAATTCGACTTTAACGATTTTTACGGCCAGATCCAACAAATCAAAAAAATGGGTAACATGAAGGATTTGATGGGCATGATTCCCGGCGTGGGTAAAATGATGAAAGATGTAGAGGTTGATGATAACGCTTTTAAAGCTATTGAGGCCATTATCCAATCCATGACCCCGTTTGAAAAAGAAAACCCCGAAAGCATCAACCAAAGCCGCCGCACCCGTATTGCCAAAGGTTCGGGTACCGATATCCAGGAAGTTAACCGCCTTATGAAGCAGTTTGATGATATGAAAAAGGTGATGAAGCAAATGAGCAACCCGGCTGCCATGGCCAATATGATGCGCAGAATGCCGAAGATGTAAAAGCATCTGATAAACAATAATACAAAACGCCGCTTGCCAACAACAAGCGGCGTTTTTATTTAAAAAAGGCTTAATTAACACATCTCTCTTGATAAAAGAAGTATATTTAGGGTATGAAATATAACCTATTCCTTATACCGGTGCTTGCCTGCACTAAGCTTTTTGCCCAAACCACATATATTAACAAAATTGACAAAGAGCAAAAAATCAGGCAAAAAATAAGTGTGCTGAAAGCCGATAATAATATCTGGCAAGGAAAATACACCGAATATAACCTGAAAAGTAACTCAATACTTAATGAAGGATATTACAAAAACAACCAAAAAGATAGCACCTGGAAGTATTACAATAACTGGCAAAAATTAGCGGAGACAGGCGGTTATAAAGCCGACAAGCGTATTGGGGTATGGAGTGCTTTTGATAACAAAGGAGAATTAGAGTTGCAGTTTGATTACGATAATGACAGTTTGTTGTTTTATAAGCCAACTATACAGGAGATATTTAAAAAGCAGTATAACCTGATAGAGGGAAATGACACAACTTTGGTAGAACTGGATAGAAAACCGATTTTTCTTGATGGGTCATCCACTATGGGGTCTGCAATAGCTGCTACGCTAAGGTATCCGGAAGAGGCGAGAAGCCAGCACATTGAGGGCAAAGTAATAGTTGCTTTTAAAGTTAATCTTGATGGAACGGTGAGCAGTTTTAGAGTTTCAAAGTCATTGGGTTACGGATGCGATGAGGAAGCATTAAAAGCTATTAAAAATATAAAGGGAAAATGGCTTCCTGCTGTATATCAGGACAGGGAAGTTGTTGTTGAAAATGAACTTCCAATTAGTTTTACGCTCAGTTATTAGAGTACAAATAAGAAATAAGAGGATTTTAATAATTACAAAGAGAATTTGCATAACCCCCTGGCGAACAAAATGAACAAGTGTATAAATTAATATACACATTTTGCTTCTTTAGAGTTTGCAAGTCATTAAAATGTCATTACAGGGCTTATGGCATTCACTTTGATTTAGTACTGATAACCAATAAGGGTCGTGCATTTAGCTTCCCCCCTTAATGTAATTATTGTTAACTAAATATTTGACCATGAAAAATTTAATTAAACCGGTTTTGTTTACCGCGGCATTATTTGCTTTCAAAGTTAGTTCGGCACAGATTAATCTTGGTGCAACCACTGCAACTAAAATAGCAACCAAAGTGGCTACGCCATCAGTTAACGCAGCATCAATTGCACAAAAAACAGTTAATACTACATCAACCGTAGCTACCCAGGCTACTAACCAGGCTCAAAATGTAGCAGCGCGCACCGCAACGCAGGCAACCACTAATCAGGCTGTAGCAGGTACTGCGGTAAACCAGGCGGCCAATGTTAACAGCAATGTAGCTTCAACAGTTAACGCTACTGCGGGCTCAACAGCTGCACAGGCTGGTGTTAACAGCACCACCGCCGTTGCAGGTAATGTAAATACAACAGGTGTAACCGCCGGCAGCGAAAAAGCCTTAAATACTACCGAAGGTGTAGCTGCTAATACCACCGAAAAAGTAAGCAGCAATGCTGCTGCCTTAAGGGCTGGTGCAACTACCACAGCGGGTAATACTGCCGTTGCTGCAGGTACCGGGATTGATCAGGTTAGCAAAAATGTGAGCGTAACCTCAACAGGTAATTTAAACAGCACAAGCAATACTGCGGTTAGTGCTAAAAGCTTAAGGTCTGCCGTTTCAAACAGCGGGGCTTCAAACACAGCCGTTAAGGCAGGTAAAAAAACTGTAACTGTTAAAACATCGGGCAGCGGTTCATCAAAACTGAGCGCCACCAAACAGTAATATCATTTACTATACACTAAATCAAAAAGGCCGGTTCCGGCCTTTTTGATTATCCGGACATTTTTTTGATCAGCATCAACCATGAAAAAACTTAAACTTATCCTGCTGCTGGCTTTAGCCGGCCCCGCAGTTTACGCCCAGCAAAAAGCCGATACCGTCACTAAAACCAAAGAGATTTTTGTAAATGCGGGTGTTCAATATCTTTCAAACCTTACTTATGCCGGCCGGCGGGATGAAAGCAGTGTTCCGGTTTTACTCCCTTCGCTTACACTGGTTAGCAAACATGGCTTTTTTATAAGCGCTATAGGATATTTTGATTTAAACGGCGACAAATCGGGTACCGAAGGATTGAGCGTAACACCCGGCTATGTTTTTGCGTTTGATGCGAAGCGGTATTACGGAGGTAATATATCGGCCACTAAATATTTTATTACCGGCAGCAGCCCTATTATCCTCTCATCATTTAATGCCACGCTGGATGGGCAACTGTATGCCAATCCCGATGATATTGTAAAATTAAGCGCCGGCATCAGCTACCGTTTCAATAAAAATAACAGTAACGACGTTGTTAACACCGCCGAACTATCCAAAGAGATTTTTGCGCTGAAAACAGGTGCCGATAAAAAAAGTGGCCTGAAAGTTACGCCTACCGCTACACTGTACGCCGGTACGCAATCTTTCTATCAAACCTATTATACCGAATCGCAGGTTACCCGCTCGGTTGCAGTTCCGCAGAAACAAACGCCTATTAATATTTTGTTTCCCAATCAGCCTAAGCAAACTATTATTACTCAAACAGTAACACAGCAAAACCAGCGCGAGGTAAGGCAGTATAAACTACTGGCTTTTAGCGGCTCATTACCGGTAACGTATAACATCAACAAATGGCAAATTTTGTTTACTCCTTATCTTATCAAACCCTTTAACCAGGTTGATTATGTGAGCAACACCAAAATGAACGGCCTGTATTTTTTATTTACCACAGGTGTTAACGTAA
The sequence above is a segment of the Mucilaginibacter celer genome. Coding sequences within it:
- a CDS encoding acyl-CoA thioesterase, encoding MSFTKTYTVKDEHIDVQNIMDGLYYPFYMEWCRHDFIREVLGFDFEEQAHKGVNMVLSEYSLKFVRSLKSGDEFTVSCELFGDAKGLPRLHFKQTITCKNKVMTTGMFTGTCISAGGRPYLPESILEKIAGQPVLE
- a CDS encoding O-methyltransferase translates to MDILPNALLAYLDDHCDPEPEALQKLNRETHIKVLKPHMLSGHYQGRLLSFLSKMVQPKRILEIGTFTGYSAICLAEGLAEDGILHTIEVNREMEEIINSHFKLTNVENKIKLHFGQAEAIIADLQEDIFDLVFIDADKKNNYTYFQLVFDKVRSGGLIIIDNVLWKGKVYGPEKDADTEGIRKLNNEIAVDSRIEKLILPVRDGLLVIRKK
- a CDS encoding DUF3078 domain-containing protein — its product is MLKTKPVLLLITLSVTCALSASAQTDTLKKDTVKIDTAVLNKYRIDSRKNAIPTRTRPVQIQREQVPVTMLDYKVNYWKKAVTFGLNFSQSAFSNNYSSGGVSAVALGSNFIYHTEYNKAPFSYVSELNLTYGVSKNKGQGKRKTNDRIYFDNKVASQLSKSWYFFGALTFESQFDKGYNYVDQGNGKFEQQYISNFMSPGYTTESVGFEYKPTGWFDLRLGTGTARQTFVLDHKIHIKKQDNYGVDTLKTVKNDLAFQVVALLDKDIAKNVHLNTRYALFIPYGQSPKFITHRVDMVITAKVNRLISATVNGTFLYDRHTSDEAQGYEGLGLGMLYRFP
- a CDS encoding glucosaminidase domain-containing protein, whose protein sequence is MRKIIYLFLTLACFSSCSARKKTSSVSNRDAKRNNSSIQKANKDAIANYRSYSSLDYIERFKAIAIQEMNQYGIPASITLGQGLFESGAGNSDLAKYANNHFGIKCTADWTGKSYYKDDDQVNDCFRVYDNPEDSFRDHSAFLKRKNYAKLFELDKDDYKGWAYGLKKAGYATNPKYPELLINIIEKYNLTQYDRPEGEIAKIKREDRVLSQINNTINTPAQDTLSKTPPDDKIYTVKQGDTLYNISKRFGITVDDLKALNSMSDNNIKIGQKLVVVK
- the ffh gene encoding signal recognition particle protein; the encoded protein is MFENLSDKLDRAFKVLKGQGTITEINVAETMKEIRKALLDADVNYKTAKAFTDDVRQKALGANVLTSISPGQLLTKLMNDELTELMGGTTADLTFPATPTVILIAGLNGAGKTTFTGKLANYLKTQRNKKPLLVADDIYRPAAIDQLEVLGQQIGVPVYSNRDSKDPVAIAREGIALAKQNGQNVVIIDTAGRLAIDEAMMVEIEQVKSAVKPHEILFVVDSMTGQDAVNTAKVFNDRLDFTGVVLTKLDGDTRGGAALSIKSVVNKPIKFIGTGEKMEALDVFHPDRMASRILGMGDVVSLVERAQQQFDEKEAAELQKKIRKNKFDFNDFYGQIQQIKKMGNMKDLMGMIPGVGKMMKDVEVDDNAFKAIEAIIQSMTPFEKENPESINQSRRTRIAKGSGTDIQEVNRLMKQFDDMKKVMKQMSNPAAMANMMRRMPKM
- a CDS encoding energy transducer TonB, encoding MKYNLFLIPVLACTKLFAQTTYINKIDKEQKIRQKISVLKADNNIWQGKYTEYNLKSNSILNEGYYKNNQKDSTWKYYNNWQKLAETGGYKADKRIGVWSAFDNKGELELQFDYDNDSLLFYKPTIQEIFKKQYNLIEGNDTTLVELDRKPIFLDGSSTMGSAIAATLRYPEEARSQHIEGKVIVAFKVNLDGTVSSFRVSKSLGYGCDEEALKAIKNIKGKWLPAVYQDREVVVENELPISFTLSY
- a CDS encoding glucosaminidase domain-containing protein; the encoded protein is MKKILLITTLLISTLAASAQKNTSTSYIDKFKDDAIRIMHETGIPASIVLGVAMHESGCGNSTIAQNLNNQFGVKGYNTVVYTKHNKKVRTAYKRYDSVFDSFQDFARIMTERKQFSHLADALTHYDYKGWAKGIQRAGYAGSRKWASQVLGIISHYKLNELDENPATQTQLADANASTTKQ